The Punica granatum isolate Tunisia-2019 chromosome 4, ASM765513v2, whole genome shotgun sequence genome has a window encoding:
- the LOC116204914 gene encoding caffeic acid 3-O-methyltransferase-like produces the protein MSPAQSQLVAPGSLCEEDEACLQAMIFSSNHVFPMVLNAATQLGVFDILAQAGPKAQLSPSEIASQLKTTDPDVAARLDRMLRLLASHSLLTSSLKNLEDGRVERLYGLTPAAQFFVRKEGDESLASLTALSCHPAPQQVWLHFKDAVIEGGSQFKKVHGVSIFEYMDSNPAFNTIFNKGMVALSTIIMKKILEIYDGFEGLSSLVDVAGGTGKSLNMIVSKYPSIKGINFDLPHVTKEAPPYPGIEHVGGSMFSSIPKADAIMIKDALHNWSDENCVKILKNCYEALPCKGKVIVLDVLLPEAPESSMYSMYVSRLDNTMLMQPGGRERTEREFKALADAAGFSNFRVACCACTIWFVMELYKS, from the exons ATGTCTCCGGCACAAAGCCAATTGGTCGCACCGGGTtctctatgcgaggaagaTGAAGCCTGCCTCCAGGCCATGATCTTCTCGAGCAACCACGTCTTCCCGATGGTCCTGAATGCCGCCACCCAGCTCGGGGTGTTCGACATCCTAGCCCAGGCAGGGCCCAAGGCCCAGCTTTCACCCTCCGAGATTGCCTCTCAGCTCAAAACCACGGACCCTGACGTGGCAGCGAGGCTCGATAGGATGCTCCGGCTCCTCGCGAGTCACTCCCTCTTGACGTCTTCCCTGAAAAACCTCGAGGATGGGAGGGTCGAGAGGTTGTACGGCCTCACCCCGGCCGCTCAGTTCTTTGTGAGGAAGGAGGGCGATGAGTCGTTAGCTTCACTCACGGCCCTCTCCTGTCATCCGGCACCACAGCAAGTCTG GTTACACTTCAAGGACGCGGTGATTGAAGGAGGGAGCCAATTCAAGAAAGTTCACGGGGTGTCGATATTCGAGTACATGGACAGTAACCCGGCCTTCAACACCATCTTCAACAAGGGGATGGTCGCTCTTTCCACTATAATCATGAAGAAAATTCTTGAAATATACGACGGATTCGAGGGACTGAGTTCACTGGTCGATGTGGCCGGAGGGACCGGGAAAAGCCTCAACATGATCGTCTCTAAGTACCCTTCGATTAAGGGCATAAACTTTGATTTGCCCCATGTCACCAAGGAAGCCCCACCTTATCCCG GCATTGAGCATGTTGGTGGAAGCATGTTTTCAAGCATCCCTAAAGCAGATGCAATCATGATAAAG GATGCCCTCCACAACTGGAGCGACGAAAACTGCGTGAAAATACTCAAGAACTGCTATGAAGCGCTCCCGTGCAAGGGCAAAGTGATTGTGTTGGATGTCTTACTGCCGGAGGCACCGGAGTCAAGCATGTACTCGATGTACGTGTCGAGGCTTGATAACACAATGCTGATGCAGCCCGGCGGGAGAGAGAGGACCGAGAGGGAGTTCAAGGCACTGGCCGATGCAGCTGGTTTCTCCAATTTTAGGGTTGCCTGTTGTGCTTGCACTATTTGGTTTGTTATGGAGCTTTACAAATCGTGA